One Dromiciops gliroides isolate mDroGli1 chromosome 3, mDroGli1.pri, whole genome shotgun sequence DNA segment encodes these proteins:
- the CCNL2 gene encoding cyclin-L2 isoform X1, translated as MQTYSAVPWGVAILLCLTFRNYMNDSLRTDVFVRFQPESIACACIYLAARTLEIPLPNRPHWFLLFGASEEEIQEICLKILLLYTRKKVDLTYLESEVEKKKHAIEEAKAQAKGLLADGTPIPDNASGFSPVPKIGSREPMVRSQLQEPYGKLCEGQMERPIKSPKESKGNKPSPLSVQAMKNAKRKMEGAKRAKSNSPVNGLPKGRESRSRSGSRDQSYSRSQSRSASPKRRKSESCSTSSGSKSQSRSRSRSDSPPRQANHGGSYKGSKMRNYKKSKDYKYAAQKPRKSRSRSSSRSRSRSRERSDNSGKYKKKSHYYRDQRRERSRSYERTGHRYEREHPGHSRHRR; from the exons ATGCAGACATACTCAGCAGTGCCTTGGGGAGTTGCAATTCTTTTGTGTTTGACTTTTAGGAACTATATGAATGATAGCCTTCGAACAGATGTCTTTGTAAGGTTCCAGCCAGAGAGCATTGCCTGTGCTTGCATCTATCTTGCTGCTAGGACATTAGAG ATTCCTCTTCCTAATCGTCCCCATTGGTTTCTGTTGTTTGGAGCATCTGAGGAAGAGATCCAAGAAATCTGCTTAAAAATTTTGTTGCTTTATACTCGGAAAAAg GTTGACCTCACATATTTAGAGAGTGAAGTTGAAAAGAAGAAACACGCCATTGAAGAAGCCAAAGCCCAAGCTAAGGGCCTGCTCGCTGATGGGACTCCCATTCCAGACAACGCCTCCGGCTTTTCCCCTGTTCCTAAAATAG GTTCTAGGGAACCCATGGTCAGAAGTCAGCTTCAGGAACCCTATGGAAAGCTGTGTGAGGGACAGATGGAGAGGCCAATCA AATCCCCCAAAGAAAGCAAAGGGAATAAACCTTCCCCCCTTTCTGTGCAAGCAATGAAGAAcgccaaaagaaaaatggagggtGCCAAGAGGGCCAAATCCAACAGTCCGGTGAATGG CTTGCCAAAAGGCAGAGAAAGTCGAAGTCGAAGTGGAAGCCGAGACCAGAGCTATTCACGGTCACAGTCCAGATCTGCATCTCCTAAGAGGAG GAAAAGTGAAAGCTGTTCAACATCCAGTGGTTCTAAGTCCCAAAGCCGCTCCAGGAGCCGCAGTGATTCTCCCCCAAGACAGGCCAACCACGGTGGTTCTTACAAGGGCTCCAAGATGAGGAACTACAAAAAATCAAAGGACTATAAGTACGCAGCCCAGAAACCCCGGAAGTCTCGAAGCCGGAGCTCGTCACGTTCTAGAAGCCGATCCAGGGAACGCTCTGATAATTCTGGGAAATACAAGAAGAAGAGTCATTACTACAGGGATCAGAGGCGGGAGCGTTCTCGGTCCTATGAGCGAACTGGCCATCGCTATGAACGAGAACACCCTGGACACAGCAGGCACAGGAGATGA
- the CCNL2 gene encoding cyclin-L2 isoform X2, with translation MQTYSAVPWGVAILLCLTFRNYMNDSLRTDVFVRFQPESIACACIYLAARTLEIPLPNRPHWFLLFGASEEEIQEICLKILLLYTRKKVDLTYLESEVEKKKHAIEEAKAQAKGLLADGTPIPDNASGFSPVPKIESPKESKGNKPSPLSVQAMKNAKRKMEGAKRAKSNSPVNGLPKGRESRSRSGSRDQSYSRSQSRSASPKRRKSESCSTSSGSKSQSRSRSRSDSPPRQANHGGSYKGSKMRNYKKSKDYKYAAQKPRKSRSRSSSRSRSRSRERSDNSGKYKKKSHYYRDQRRERSRSYERTGHRYEREHPGHSRHRR, from the exons ATGCAGACATACTCAGCAGTGCCTTGGGGAGTTGCAATTCTTTTGTGTTTGACTTTTAGGAACTATATGAATGATAGCCTTCGAACAGATGTCTTTGTAAGGTTCCAGCCAGAGAGCATTGCCTGTGCTTGCATCTATCTTGCTGCTAGGACATTAGAG ATTCCTCTTCCTAATCGTCCCCATTGGTTTCTGTTGTTTGGAGCATCTGAGGAAGAGATCCAAGAAATCTGCTTAAAAATTTTGTTGCTTTATACTCGGAAAAAg GTTGACCTCACATATTTAGAGAGTGAAGTTGAAAAGAAGAAACACGCCATTGAAGAAGCCAAAGCCCAAGCTAAGGGCCTGCTCGCTGATGGGACTCCCATTCCAGACAACGCCTCCGGCTTTTCCCCTGTTCCTAAAATAG AATCCCCCAAAGAAAGCAAAGGGAATAAACCTTCCCCCCTTTCTGTGCAAGCAATGAAGAAcgccaaaagaaaaatggagggtGCCAAGAGGGCCAAATCCAACAGTCCGGTGAATGG CTTGCCAAAAGGCAGAGAAAGTCGAAGTCGAAGTGGAAGCCGAGACCAGAGCTATTCACGGTCACAGTCCAGATCTGCATCTCCTAAGAGGAG GAAAAGTGAAAGCTGTTCAACATCCAGTGGTTCTAAGTCCCAAAGCCGCTCCAGGAGCCGCAGTGATTCTCCCCCAAGACAGGCCAACCACGGTGGTTCTTACAAGGGCTCCAAGATGAGGAACTACAAAAAATCAAAGGACTATAAGTACGCAGCCCAGAAACCCCGGAAGTCTCGAAGCCGGAGCTCGTCACGTTCTAGAAGCCGATCCAGGGAACGCTCTGATAATTCTGGGAAATACAAGAAGAAGAGTCATTACTACAGGGATCAGAGGCGGGAGCGTTCTCGGTCCTATGAGCGAACTGGCCATCGCTATGAACGAGAACACCCTGGACACAGCAGGCACAGGAGATGA